The proteins below come from a single Acaryochloris sp. CCMEE 5410 genomic window:
- a CDS encoding molybdopterin-dependent oxidoreductase — MHNRQQWIVPALVLFIGGCATDAKFNDVYTQITPPQLQAGQPIPLPNSEPILKVTGRLGNTNQDDHIIMDRQTIESLGLVEYSVLDLFEQQNHIFRGVLMRDLLDLWQVDSQATTLNLKALNDYNIQVPIIWLKQYPVLFALQQDGKNMQSDYRGPAMLVFPYQQFPSVSEFAEESYWIWQIAEINVQ, encoded by the coding sequence ATGCATAATCGTCAACAATGGATAGTACCCGCTCTGGTCTTATTCATAGGAGGTTGTGCCACAGACGCTAAATTTAACGATGTTTACACTCAAATAACACCCCCACAACTGCAGGCAGGTCAACCCATTCCTTTGCCAAACAGTGAACCAATCCTTAAAGTCACAGGTCGATTGGGAAACACCAATCAAGACGATCACATCATCATGGATCGGCAAACCATCGAATCCCTTGGGTTAGTCGAATATTCTGTTCTAGATTTATTTGAACAGCAAAATCATATATTTCGAGGTGTTTTGATGCGAGACTTGCTCGATCTCTGGCAGGTCGACTCCCAAGCAACAACGTTGAACCTCAAAGCACTGAACGATTACAACATTCAGGTCCCCATCATTTGGCTCAAGCAATATCCTGTTCTTTTTGCCCTACAGCAAGATGGTAAAAATATGCAGTCTGATTACAGGGGACCCGCGATGCTGGTATTTCCATATCAACAATTCCCATCCGTATCAGAATTTGCAGAAGAATCCTACTGGATCTGGCAAATCGCAGAAATTAATGTGCAGTAA
- a CDS encoding DUF2809 domain-containing protein, producing the protein MTTAIGVCTIAVEVLQYFKILELLGLGSSSLARTVIGTTFSWEDLVAYRLGI; encoded by the coding sequence TTGACCACTGCTATCGGTGTTTGCACAATTGCAGTTGAAGTCTTACAGTATTTCAAAATCTTAGAACTTCTAGGATTAGGATCCTCATCATTGGCGAGAACAGTCATAGGTACCACCTTTAGTTGGGAAGATTTAGTAGCCTATAGGCTGGGTATTTAG
- a CDS encoding BON domain-containing protein, which produces MKYPSLVLASLLAVFTVDVAVVKAEDLAQSPTNETVLLAGKHKGVRRGGFKNRRRFHPRRFRRFPKRNFRHRKFRRFPGRLRHRPFRHRSFHHRRRFGRRFRHYPYFHRRFRHYSPYYYPFSRRLYLHHSTFPRRRSYIAPEHRGPEGQYDHQGLAKRVILGLVADPDLKPLVATLDIQQKGDKVLLSGEVPDQEALDKVIELVKKTKGAKSVDTTEVVVLSEVE; this is translated from the coding sequence ATGAAGTACCCATCCCTAGTATTGGCATCCCTGCTAGCTGTCTTCACTGTTGATGTGGCAGTCGTTAAAGCAGAAGATCTGGCGCAATCTCCTACAAACGAAACCGTTCTATTGGCAGGTAAGCATAAAGGTGTGCGGCGGGGTGGTTTTAAAAACCGACGTCGATTTCATCCTCGCCGTTTTAGACGATTTCCCAAGCGGAATTTCCGGCATCGAAAGTTTCGACGTTTCCCTGGACGCCTTCGCCATCGACCTTTCCGCCACCGATCCTTTCACCATCGTCGCCGGTTTGGACGACGGTTTCGCCACTACCCTTATTTCCATCGACGATTTCGGCATTATTCTCCCTACTACTATCCTTTTTCTCGAAGACTGTACCTGCATCACTCAACCTTTCCCCGTCGGCGCTCCTATATTGCACCGGAACATCGCGGACCAGAAGGTCAATACGATCACCAGGGCTTAGCTAAGCGGGTAATTTTAGGGTTGGTTGCTGATCCAGATCTGAAGCCCTTGGTGGCAACGCTTGATATTCAACAAAAAGGGGACAAAGTACTGCTGAGTGGTGAAGTGCCAGATCAAGAGGCTTTGGATAAGGTCATTGAACTGGTCAAAAAAACTAAGGGTGCTAAATCCGTTGATACCACAGAGGTGGTTGTGCTGTCTGAAGTTGAATAA
- a CDS encoding SDR family NAD(P)-dependent oxidoreductase yields MTKTILITGSTDGIGLETAKILVSKGHRVLLHGRNPTKLEAAAKSLSALPGSVASYVADLSRMADVASLAQAVAKNHPTLDVLINNAGVFKTPNTVTPEGLDVRFAVNAIAPYLLTQQLRPLMPTSGRIVNVSSAAQSPVNLEALAGRVQLTEDFTAYAQSKLALTMWSRSLALSPTGDGLTIIAVNPGSMLGSKMVKEGFGVAGGDLRIGADILTRAALADEFAVASGQYFDNDKGQFASPHADVLDPQKCQTVVTAIETLLADL; encoded by the coding sequence ATGACAAAAACAATCCTGATTACAGGCTCCACCGACGGCATCGGTTTAGAGACAGCCAAAATATTAGTTTCAAAAGGTCACAGAGTGCTGTTGCATGGACGCAACCCTACCAAGCTAGAGGCCGCCGCAAAATCCCTCTCCGCTCTACCGGGCAGTGTTGCCAGCTATGTTGCCGATTTATCTCGGATGGCTGATGTGGCCTCACTAGCTCAAGCGGTGGCTAAAAACCACCCTACCTTGGATGTCCTGATCAACAATGCAGGGGTCTTTAAAACACCTAATACAGTTACGCCGGAAGGGCTGGATGTCCGCTTTGCGGTAAATGCGATCGCACCCTATCTCCTCACCCAGCAGCTTCGCCCGCTGATGCCTACCTCTGGACGGATCGTTAACGTGTCCTCCGCAGCCCAATCTCCGGTGAATCTAGAGGCTTTGGCTGGACGAGTCCAGCTCACTGAGGACTTTACTGCTTATGCCCAAAGTAAGCTGGCCCTAACCATGTGGTCTCGCAGTTTGGCCCTTTCTCCTACAGGGGATGGCCTCACCATAATCGCCGTCAATCCTGGGTCCATGCTGGGCAGCAAGATGGTGAAAGAGGGCTTTGGCGTAGCTGGGGGTGATCTACGGATTGGCGCGGACATATTGACTCGCGCAGCCCTAGCAGATGAATTCGCGGTTGCCTCAGGTCAATATTTTGACAACGATAAAGGTCAGTTTGCGTCGCCCCATGCCGATGTACTCGATCCGCAGAAATGCCAAACAGTTGTGACTGCTATTGAGACCTTGTTGGCAGACCTATAA
- a CDS encoding LLM class oxidoreductase: MNTECKTRKPVEDTGFQPINRAYNAVFRPNRLSLGLVVPIETYAKGPVPTLERHLERVQLAEALGFAAVWLRDVPFNVPTFGDAGQTYDPFVYLGLLAGQTQRIALGVASIILPLRHPAHVAKAAATVDVMSGGRLILGVASGDRPEEYPALNRSFSDRGAAFRESFDYIRQMSQESPTFDNAFGHLKGGMDMLPKPTSGKLPLLITGGSQQTPEWIAQNGDGWMTYPRDTVMQARVIRDWQARVEALDGTDKPIMQPLYVDLTEDPNTRPQPIHLGFRLGVNHLRAYLQSLEQIGMNHVALNLRFNQADIETTLKRLADDILPEFAGD; encoded by the coding sequence ATGAACACAGAATGCAAGACTCGCAAGCCTGTGGAAGATACCGGGTTTCAACCCATTAATCGGGCCTACAACGCCGTATTCCGTCCCAACCGATTAAGCCTCGGTCTCGTGGTGCCGATCGAGACCTATGCAAAGGGACCTGTCCCCACCCTGGAACGTCATCTTGAACGGGTTCAGCTAGCCGAGGCCCTCGGGTTTGCAGCGGTGTGGTTACGGGATGTGCCCTTCAACGTGCCCACCTTTGGGGATGCCGGGCAGACCTACGACCCATTTGTTTATCTAGGGCTATTGGCAGGCCAAACCCAGCGCATCGCCCTCGGGGTGGCCAGTATCATTCTGCCCTTACGACATCCAGCCCATGTGGCTAAAGCCGCCGCGACTGTTGATGTAATGTCAGGGGGACGGCTGATTCTGGGGGTCGCTTCGGGAGATCGACCAGAGGAGTATCCAGCCCTTAACCGCTCCTTTAGCGATCGTGGAGCAGCGTTTCGAGAGAGCTTTGACTACATCCGGCAGATGAGTCAAGAATCCCCCACCTTTGACAATGCCTTTGGTCACTTGAAAGGTGGAATGGACATGCTGCCCAAACCCACCTCGGGCAAACTGCCCCTACTGATTACGGGAGGCAGTCAGCAAACTCCTGAGTGGATTGCACAAAATGGGGACGGCTGGATGACCTATCCCCGCGATACGGTGATGCAAGCACGCGTCATTCGCGATTGGCAGGCACGGGTTGAAGCATTAGACGGTACTGACAAACCCATCATGCAGCCACTATATGTAGATCTCACCGAAGACCCCAACACCCGACCACAACCGATCCATCTGGGATTCCGATTAGGAGTCAACCATCTGCGGGCCTATCTCCAATCCCTGGAACAAATCGGCATGAACCATGTAGCGCTGAACCTGCGCTTTAACCAAGCAGATATCGAAACAACCCTAAAACGTCTAGCCGACGATATCTTGCCAGAATTCGCGGGTGATTAA
- a CDS encoding enoyl-CoA hydratase/isomerase family protein: MSYTTFNVEIKNAIAWVTFDYPPVNIQGLPMLADLNMLAQRLETDRTIKVVVFQSAHPEIFVAHADTNFLKDMSAIAVSRNEVKLLDLQVVLERISKLPQATIAKIEGFARGGGHEFALACDMRFAARGKAKFMQMEVAMGILPCGGGASRMARQIGLGRALEIILGAKDFDADQAEAYGTINKALAPEEIGPFVEALANRIALWPAESINACKQSVYASIDKPIDEALQEEAYWLYQATSQTPALKRFTWADENGAQFDMNNQHNWQDMVISVQEIQ, translated from the coding sequence ATGAGCTACACCACGTTCAATGTTGAAATCAAAAACGCCATCGCTTGGGTCACCTTCGACTATCCCCCCGTTAATATTCAGGGCCTGCCGATGCTAGCGGATCTCAATATGCTGGCCCAAAGGCTGGAAACGGATCGCACCATCAAAGTTGTGGTGTTTCAATCCGCCCATCCCGAAATTTTTGTGGCCCATGCCGACACGAATTTCCTCAAAGACATGTCTGCGATCGCAGTCTCTCGCAACGAAGTCAAACTCCTGGATTTACAGGTGGTACTAGAGCGGATCAGCAAGCTGCCCCAAGCCACCATTGCCAAGATTGAAGGCTTTGCCCGTGGCGGTGGTCATGAATTTGCCCTGGCCTGCGATATGCGATTTGCCGCTCGGGGTAAAGCCAAATTTATGCAGATGGAAGTTGCCATGGGCATCCTTCCCTGTGGCGGGGGCGCATCGCGAATGGCCCGTCAGATCGGTTTAGGGCGAGCCCTGGAAATTATTTTAGGTGCAAAAGACTTTGACGCGGACCAGGCCGAGGCCTATGGCACCATCAACAAAGCCCTTGCCCCAGAGGAAATTGGCCCATTTGTGGAGGCTTTGGCTAACCGGATCGCCCTCTGGCCCGCTGAATCGATCAACGCCTGCAAACAAAGCGTCTACGCCTCCATTGACAAACCCATTGATGAAGCCCTGCAGGAAGAAGCCTATTGGCTCTATCAGGCCACCAGTCAAACCCCGGCCTTAAAGCGCTTTACCTGGGCAGATGAAAATGGTGCTCAGTTCGACATGAACAATCAACACAATTGGCAAGACATGGTCATTAGTGTGCAGGAGATCCAATAA
- a CDS encoding DUF4437 domain-containing protein, producing the protein MLNIRNIKTVLILALAFFITVLGNTMVSSQSLAPKPKATAEILLMSDVQWGPLNPARGDKSPKAGQLWGDRTGSGPSGFLVEFVDGFSSPPHIHNVTYKGMVIQGLLHNDDPDANKMWLPAGSFWTQPAGEVHVTAADDSNNLAYIEIEEGPYLVRPPEAAFDNGERPVNVDKSNLVWLNASNITWVDQPEMPDGAKVAFLWGTPQEDQLNGTLIKLPTGFTGEIQSHSSTFRAVVIQGQPSLHSGQTNILEPGSYFGSERETVHKVSCEAKEECVIYVRAQGKYNVVSS; encoded by the coding sequence ATGCTCAACATCAGGAACATCAAAACAGTTCTCATCCTGGCGCTGGCCTTCTTCATTACCGTCCTGGGTAACACGATGGTTTCATCCCAAAGTCTTGCTCCGAAACCGAAAGCTACCGCTGAGATCCTCCTAATGTCTGATGTTCAGTGGGGACCACTCAACCCCGCCCGTGGCGACAAAAGCCCAAAGGCAGGTCAGCTTTGGGGCGATCGTACTGGCTCAGGACCGTCCGGATTTCTCGTGGAGTTTGTGGACGGCTTCTCGTCGCCCCCTCATATCCACAATGTTACCTATAAGGGCATGGTCATTCAGGGCCTCCTTCATAATGATGATCCGGATGCGAATAAAATGTGGTTGCCAGCAGGGTCTTTCTGGACCCAACCCGCCGGAGAAGTCCACGTTACCGCTGCCGACGATAGTAATAACCTGGCGTATATAGAGATTGAGGAAGGCCCCTATCTGGTCCGCCCACCGGAAGCTGCGTTTGACAATGGTGAACGGCCAGTTAACGTCGACAAATCGAATCTAGTTTGGCTGAATGCCTCGAATATCACCTGGGTCGATCAGCCTGAAATGCCGGACGGAGCCAAGGTGGCCTTTCTCTGGGGTACCCCCCAGGAGGACCAATTGAACGGAACCTTAATTAAGCTGCCCACTGGGTTTACGGGAGAAATACAGAGCCACAGCTCAACCTTCCGTGCGGTTGTGATTCAGGGGCAACCCAGCCTCCACTCGGGTCAGACCAACATCCTGGAGCCAGGCAGCTATTTTGGCTCGGAAAGAGAGACGGTGCATAAAGTTTCATGTGAAGCCAAAGAGGAGTGCGTTATCTACGTGCGTGCTCAGGGCAAATATAACGTCGTTTCGTCGTAG
- a CDS encoding zinc-binding alcohol dehydrogenase family protein: protein MKAIGYKDAGSAADVLIEFETATPQPGPKDLLVEVRGVSVNPVDVKLRASAQPDGEPRILGFDAAGVVQEVGSDVTRFRPGDEVFYAGDITRPGTNAPFQVVDERIVGHKPSSLGFTEAAGIPLTSITAWEMLFDSFGLKEGEGAREALLVIGGAGGVGSILIQLAKKLTGLTVIATASREDTHAWVKKMGADYVVNHRNPLDEELKFLGITPRYVAALTHTDKHFAAIRELIKPRGHMALIDDPGALDVTSLKTKAISLSWEFMFTRSMFQTEDMDVQHQLLNRVSELLDNGTLISTVNHHGGSLNIENLRAAHEFQESGKAIGKTVLDGLAAAG from the coding sequence ATGAAAGCCATTGGGTATAAAGATGCGGGGTCAGCAGCAGATGTCCTGATTGAATTTGAAACAGCAACGCCCCAACCGGGTCCAAAAGATTTACTCGTGGAGGTCCGGGGTGTTTCAGTGAATCCAGTGGATGTCAAACTGAGGGCCAGTGCGCAACCCGATGGTGAACCTCGCATTTTGGGGTTTGATGCTGCTGGAGTCGTACAGGAAGTAGGCTCAGATGTGACCCGGTTTCGGCCTGGTGACGAAGTGTTCTATGCCGGTGACATTACTCGCCCTGGGACTAATGCCCCGTTTCAGGTCGTCGATGAACGAATCGTCGGTCACAAACCCTCCTCCCTGGGGTTTACAGAAGCCGCTGGCATCCCCCTGACCAGTATTACAGCCTGGGAAATGCTATTTGATAGCTTCGGGCTTAAAGAAGGCGAAGGTGCGAGGGAAGCACTTCTCGTGATCGGCGGTGCGGGGGGAGTGGGTTCGATTCTGATTCAGCTTGCCAAGAAACTCACAGGGCTAACTGTGATTGCGACAGCATCTCGCGAGGATACCCATGCTTGGGTCAAGAAAATGGGAGCCGATTATGTGGTTAATCACCGTAACCCCCTAGACGAAGAACTGAAGTTTTTGGGCATTACCCCCCGATATGTAGCGGCCTTAACCCACACGGACAAGCATTTTGCTGCCATCCGAGAGTTGATTAAGCCCCGGGGACATATGGCGCTGATTGATGATCCAGGCGCTCTGGATGTGACTTCTCTTAAAACCAAGGCTATTTCTTTGAGCTGGGAATTTATGTTTACTCGGTCAATGTTCCAAACCGAGGATATGGACGTCCAGCATCAGTTGCTGAATCGAGTTTCAGAACTACTCGACAATGGCACGCTGATCTCGACGGTCAATCACCATGGTGGCAGTCTGAATATTGAAAATCTACGAGCTGCCCATGAATTCCAAGAAAGCGGAAAGGCCATTGGCAAGACCGTGTTGGATGGGCTGGCGGCAGCTGGTTAA
- a CDS encoding LysR family transcriptional regulator yields MDILSLRLFLRIAARGGVSAAAQDLSLSPASASARLVKLEETLGFRLFNRTTRAVSLTTDGEAFLPYAQQMIETLETGLSAVKGQGTEAEGVLRITMPGSFGRMYIIPALAEFHARHPRVSLDLRLSDEVLDVVEGAYDLIIRNAPLADSSLMLRKLAADRRILVASPAYLEQYGMPATPDDLVNHQCVSLAEVTKWKFKNGQAISVPHSFMVNDGEALRKMLEQGLGIGIKSVWNASESLKSGLLVEVLPDFPLMVDVSIWLLYPSRRIIAPKVYAMIDFLLERFQPVPPWER; encoded by the coding sequence ATGGATATTTTGTCCCTCCGTTTATTTCTCAGGATTGCTGCCCGCGGCGGGGTCTCGGCAGCGGCGCAGGATCTTTCCCTATCTCCTGCCAGTGCCAGTGCCCGTCTGGTGAAACTCGAAGAAACGTTGGGCTTTCGGCTGTTTAACCGCACGACCCGAGCCGTTTCTTTAACCACGGATGGTGAGGCATTTTTGCCCTACGCCCAGCAGATGATTGAAACCCTAGAGACGGGGTTGAGTGCCGTCAAGGGACAAGGGACCGAGGCGGAAGGGGTACTGCGAATTACCATGCCTGGCTCCTTTGGTCGGATGTATATTATTCCTGCCTTGGCTGAATTTCACGCCCGCCATCCGCGAGTCAGCCTGGATTTACGCCTATCAGATGAGGTCTTGGATGTGGTGGAAGGGGCCTATGACCTGATTATCCGCAATGCCCCCTTGGCCGATAGCAGTCTGATGCTGCGAAAGCTAGCTGCTGATCGGCGGATTCTGGTTGCTTCTCCTGCCTATCTTGAGCAGTATGGTATGCCTGCAACCCCTGATGATTTGGTGAACCATCAATGTGTCAGTCTGGCTGAAGTGACCAAGTGGAAGTTTAAAAATGGACAGGCCATTAGCGTTCCCCACTCGTTTATGGTCAATGACGGTGAGGCTCTGCGTAAAATGCTGGAGCAGGGATTGGGAATTGGCATTAAGTCTGTCTGGAATGCCAGTGAAAGTTTGAAGTCTGGGCTGTTGGTTGAGGTATTGCCAGACTTCCCACTGATGGTAGATGTTTCTATCTGGTTGCTGTACCCCAGTCGCCGGATTATTGCTCCGAAAGTTTATGCCATGATTGATTTTTTACTGGAACGGTTCCAGCCAGTGCCGCCTTGGGAGCGCTAG
- a CDS encoding SMI1/KNR4 family protein: MESLLTSLDKIIDIWQQDREDLIELIQAGLSVQDIQGYIANLPFQLPQEVYQLYHWRNGIQIPEFHDISLDFIPGFWFLPLAETLKEYEHLKEFKKNCTFLQDKAYHRPWFPILSSDLGYFLVLGDKNMCISSPVFFLSWNSGDLIFEARYPSLTSMMTVIAECYESGAYYFETKVMDQFGTIVEFLEEDPQEVSRIRLKYV; the protein is encoded by the coding sequence ATGGAATCATTACTCACTTCACTGGACAAAATCATTGATATTTGGCAACAAGATAGAGAAGATTTGATAGAGCTTATACAAGCAGGTCTTAGTGTTCAAGATATTCAAGGATATATAGCTAATCTGCCGTTCCAATTACCTCAAGAAGTTTATCAACTCTATCATTGGCGAAATGGTATTCAGATTCCAGAATTCCACGATATTTCACTTGATTTTATCCCCGGCTTTTGGTTTTTACCATTGGCAGAGACACTCAAGGAATATGAGCATTTAAAGGAGTTCAAGAAAAACTGCACTTTTTTACAAGACAAAGCCTACCATCGGCCATGGTTTCCTATCTTGAGCAGTGATTTGGGATACTTTCTAGTTCTTGGTGACAAAAATATGTGTATCTCCTCTCCTGTATTCTTTTTAAGCTGGAATAGCGGAGATTTAATCTTTGAAGCGAGATATCCTAGCTTAACTAGCATGATGACTGTAATTGCTGAGTGCTATGAATCCGGTGCTTACTACTTTGAGACAAAGGTGATGGATCAATTTGGCACTATTGTTGAATTTTTAGAAGAGGATCCACAAGAAGTTTCTAGAATTAGACTTAAGTATGTATAA
- a CDS encoding SIMPL domain-containing protein, protein MPKKYIEVVGEGSYQEFPEKVVLDIELSVRAAKEESAGEENRQLANTLVNELLGSGLTQEEIYFGGRESVVPWWKRKKAGQETRTKITIISSKRELVYKATEQINRYRESKRITVEISERQPIYAAHEGADFEALEAALKNTREKAGHLAQLASCVLGEVLEIEEWKRNTRSSGSYGDPDWWGDSGAMMWAAGSAGFDDEPASYLKGNNRTVYVKLRVRYEIKPAVSYKSIFNRGR, encoded by the coding sequence ATGCCGAAAAAGTACATTGAGGTTGTTGGCGAAGGTTCCTACCAAGAATTCCCTGAAAAAGTCGTTCTTGATATAGAGCTTTCAGTTAGAGCAGCTAAAGAGGAAAGTGCAGGCGAAGAAAATAGGCAACTTGCAAATACTCTCGTTAATGAGCTGCTTGGAAGTGGCTTAACTCAAGAAGAAATTTATTTTGGCGGTCGAGAGTCTGTTGTTCCGTGGTGGAAGCGAAAAAAGGCTGGGCAAGAAACTCGGACGAAGATTACCATCATTTCTTCCAAGCGAGAGCTTGTCTATAAAGCAACTGAGCAGATTAATCGCTACAGAGAGAGCAAGCGAATTACAGTCGAGATATCCGAGAGACAACCTATTTATGCAGCCCATGAGGGTGCTGATTTTGAGGCATTAGAAGCCGCCCTGAAAAATACGAGGGAAAAAGCTGGACATCTAGCTCAATTGGCTTCTTGTGTTCTGGGAGAAGTCCTAGAAATTGAAGAGTGGAAAAGGAATACCCGTAGTTCCGGTAGCTATGGCGACCCAGATTGGTGGGGTGATTCTGGCGCAATGATGTGGGCGGCAGGTTCCGCTGGTTTTGATGACGAGCCAGCCAGTTATCTAAAAGGCAACAATAGAACGGTATATGTAAAACTGAGGGTTCGCTATGAAATCAAACCAGCAGTGTCATATAAGTCAATCTTCAATAGAGGTCGATGA